Proteins encoded by one window of Lathyrus oleraceus cultivar Zhongwan6 chromosome 1, CAAS_Psat_ZW6_1.0, whole genome shotgun sequence:
- the LOC127117140 gene encoding uncharacterized protein LOC127117140 isoform X1, with the protein MWQWKKVKREKEKPLLNGEAISLLSVIWKRWNEVDEITIKLIRSLRSHLDKFLLCISCSATVGFGYGLLRFHALVCTPPAFYCVMIFMPAYAAFWLPRFGSSRFVKLGFSTLALPFYCHGL; encoded by the exons ATGTGGCAATGGAAGAAAGTgaagagagaaaaagaaaaacCCCTTCTGAACGGTGAAG CTATTAGCTTACTTTCAGTTATATGGAAAAGATGGAATGAGGTTGATGAAATCACTATTAAATTGATACGCAG CTTGCGTTCGCACTTGGATAAGTTCTTGTTGTGCATTTCGTGTTCTGCAACTGTTGGCTTTGGTTATGGACTGCTGCGTTTCCACGCTCTTGTTTGCACTCCACCTGCTTTTTACTGCGTCATG ATCTTTATGCCGGCGTATGCTGCGTTTTGGCTTCCACGTTTTGGTAGCAGCAGGTTTGTGAAGCTTGGCTTTTCCACGCTGGCGTTGCCGTTTTACTGTCATGGCTTGTAG
- the LOC127117140 gene encoding uncharacterized protein LOC127117140 isoform X2 gives MWQWKKVKREKEKPLLNGEVIWKRWNEVDEITIKLIRSLRSHLDKFLLCISCSATVGFGYGLLRFHALVCTPPAFYCVMIFMPAYAAFWLPRFGSSRFVKLGFSTLALPFYCHGL, from the exons ATGTGGCAATGGAAGAAAGTgaagagagaaaaagaaaaacCCCTTCTGAACGGTGAAG TTATATGGAAAAGATGGAATGAGGTTGATGAAATCACTATTAAATTGATACGCAG CTTGCGTTCGCACTTGGATAAGTTCTTGTTGTGCATTTCGTGTTCTGCAACTGTTGGCTTTGGTTATGGACTGCTGCGTTTCCACGCTCTTGTTTGCACTCCACCTGCTTTTTACTGCGTCATG ATCTTTATGCCGGCGTATGCTGCGTTTTGGCTTCCACGTTTTGGTAGCAGCAGGTTTGTGAAGCTTGGCTTTTCCACGCTGGCGTTGCCGTTTTACTGTCATGGCTTGTAG
- the LOC127117181 gene encoding uncharacterized protein LOC127117181, with the protein MTYTENKRDCSDSDDEVPSDSDDEVPKVTKMLYTVDRSSTCELKFERSHKEASLSLHDADNGSNITSVDLEIIIRKTDKGYLEIPVPEMAACGEVCILTRGVNSNSTINACGEVKEYTNILYGKGRRGSLVVIESKKKSISDPNPYMVTVFHYLAVDDGNVFNPKLDIGFSVVVKIQASDDLGLKYIVEGPQRHPSSSLFYMFERLKRLNGAWKPNLCPHCANLQMRHKSWQTSESEDSDYVPQRHGNGKQKSESMVANDSNVKGNYNGSLFGKYFHFHKR; encoded by the coding sequence ATGACATATACAGAGAACAAACGTGATTGCAGTGATAGTGATGATGAAGTTCCCAGTGATAGTGATGATGAAGTTCCCAAAGTGACCAAGATGTTATACACCGTAGATAGGTCATCAACATGTGAACTCAAATTTGAGAGAAGTCATAAAGAGGCATCATTATCTCTCCATGATGCAGACAATGGTTCCAATATCACTAGTGTTGATTTGGAAATTATAATAAGAAAAACTGATAAGGGGTATCTTGAGATACCTGTTCCTGAAATGGCCGCTTGCGGAGAGGTATGCATTTTAACTCGAGGTGTTAATTCTAACAGCACCATCAATGCATGTGGAGAAGTAAAAGAATATACAAACATTCTCTATGGTAAAGGAAGGAGGGGAAGTCTTGTTGTTATAGAGTCTAAGAAAAAGAGTATAAGTGATCCAAATCCCTATATGGTCACTGTGTTTCACTATTTAGCTGTTGATGACGGAAATGTTTTCAATCCAAAATTGGATATTGGCTTTTCTGTGGTGGTAAAGATTCAAGCATCAGATGACTTGGGATTGAAATATATTGTAGAGGGCCCACAGAGACACCCTAGTTCATCATTATTTTACATGTTTGAACGATTAAAAAGACTTAATGGAGCATGGAAGCCTAATTTGTGTCCTCATTGTGCAAATCTTCAGATGCGGCATAAATCCTGGCAGACGTCTGAAAGTGAAGACAGCGATTATGTTCCACAACGACATGGTAATGGTAAGCAGAAGTCAGAAAGTATGGTTGCCAATGATTCTAACGTTAAGGGAAATTATAATGGTAGTTTGTTTGGGAAGTATTTCCATTTTCATAAAAGGTGA
- the LOC127092508 gene encoding protein MAIN-LIKE 2-like — protein sequence MSLLWMGESHCGTTTNITEYEDTRFRVHSHTYIQPSAVIIPYLKLVGFANVAKIASLKVDFKLIVALLERWRPETHMFHLSTSECTITLEDVSMLLGLRINGKVVNGPTNITNDVYMENLGVEPTVSNKNGASVKIVWLEALLAQLKNNSNSTEEENILHAKVYILLLVATFLMSDKSNNLLHSSWLPLVGDLEKCNTYSWGSACLATLYRHM from the exons ATGTCTTTGTTATGGATGGGCGAATCACACTGTGGGACAACAACGAACATTACCGAATAT GAAGACACTAGGTTCCGGGTCCATTCTCATACTTACATTCAACCAAGTGCGGTTATAATACCGTATTTGAAACTAGTTGGTTTTGCAAATGTAGCCAAGATAGCAAGTTTAAAAGTAGACTTTAAACTAATTGTTGCATTGttagagagatggagacccgagacaCATATGTTTCATTTATCAACTAGTGAATGTACTATTACACTAGAGGATGTGAGTATGTTACTCGGTCTCCGAATTAATGGTAAAGTTGTTAATGGCCCAACAAATATAACCAATGATGTTTACATGGAGAATTTGGGCGTCGAACCGACCGTTTCAAATAAAAATGGGGCTTCTGTCAAAATTGTTTGGTTAGAAGCTCTATTAGCACAGCTAAAAAATAACTCTAACTCGACAGAGGAGGAAAATATTCTCCATGCAAAAGTTTATATTTTACTATTAGTTGCTACTTTTTTAATGTCAGATAAGAGTAACAATTTATTGCATTCTTCTTGGTTACCTTTAGTAGGAGACCTAGAAAAATGTaacacatatagttggggttctgcttGTCTGGCAACACTATATAGACATATGTGA